One genomic region from Phragmites australis chromosome 1, lpPhrAust1.1, whole genome shotgun sequence encodes:
- the LOC133914108 gene encoding cysteine-rich receptor-like protein kinase 2 — translation MALPLSLALVLALCGAVAGDPRTSVAGRSCSPGTAVSGSALADNFVPSMDDLNSNVSAHGFGTSAVGSGPNTVFGLGQCLRDLSPVDCKLCFAEVRSLLPKCYPRVGGRLYLDGCFGRYGNYSFFGEAVGAADATVCGSGSEGNYTADPRGFGDAVRVAMTNVTGAAAAPGSEGFGVGSAAAGSATAFALAQCWESLNGTSCEQCLRAASSAVALCAPATEGRALFTGCYLRYSTRRFWNDNATTGSGSSGNNGVVWILLGSFVGASATAFIIGFLAWKKRILRSKKGCNSFIDMYGDGLSVRIAQSSLNFKYEELRKATNYFDPANKLGQGSYGAVYKAVLLDGKEVAVKRLFLNTRQWADQFFNEVDLISQVRHKNLVKLLGCSVDGPESLLVYEYYFNKSLYLFLFDASRRRNLTWDLRVDIIQGIAEGLSYLHEESETRIIHRDIKASNILLDDKLKPKITDFGLARAFGEDVTHLTTGAAGTLGYMAPEYVVHGHLTEKADVFSYGVLVLEIITGKRCSGSNGSHGGQVLLTKVWKHYKENTVEMIVDRSIYEDTIRDEVMHILQIGLLCTQANPDDRPTMGKVVELLRNHRHDLEIVLSDPPFLNVEAVENIKEGEQSQLLSTNSAPSLSGSSRSYLSGR, via the exons CGGGGCGGTCGTGCTCGCCGGGGACGGCTGTCTCCGGCTCGGCCCTCGCCGACAACTTCGTCCCGTCCATGGATGACCTCAACAGCAACGTCAGCGCGCACGGCTTCGGCACCTCCGCCGTGGGCTCCGGCCCCAACACGGTCTTCGGCCTCGGCCAGTGTCTGCGCGACCTCTCCCCCGTCGACtgcaagctctgcttcgccgaGGTCAGGTCGCTGCTCCCCAAGTGCTACCCGCGCGTCGGGGGGCGGCTCTACCTCGACGGCTGCTTCGGGAGGTACGGCAACTACTCCTTCTTCGGGGAGGCCGTCGGGGCAGCGGACGCCACCGTGTGTGGGTCAGGCTCGGAGGGGAACTATACTGCCGACCCGCGCGGATTCGGGGACGCGGTGCGCGTGGCGATGACGAACGTCaccggggcggcggcggcgccggggagCGAGGGGTTCGGGGTGGGGTCGGCGGCGGCCGGCAGCGCGACGGCGTTCGCGCTCGCGCAGTGCTGGGAGAGCCTCAACGGCACCTCGTGCGAGCAGTGCCTCCGCGCCGCGTCGAGCGCGGTGGCGCTCTGCGCGCCGGCGACGGAGGGGCGCGCGCTCTTCACCGGGTGCTACCTCCGCTACTCCACGCGGCGGTTCTGGAATGACAACGCCACGACGGGGTCGGGCTCGTCAG GTAACAATGGCGTTGTTTGGATACTGTTGGGTTCCTTTGTTGGTGCTTCTGCAACTGCTTTCATTATTGGTTTTCTTGCATGGAAGAAAAGAATTCTTAGGAGCAAAAAAGGGTGCAACTCATTCATAG ATATGTATGGAGATGGACTCTCTGTGAGAATTGCACAGTCTAGTCTGAATTTCAAATATGAAGAGTTAAGAAAAGCAACAAATTATTTTGATCCAGCAAACAAACTTGGTCAAGGAAGCTACGGAGCTGTATACAAG GCTGTTCTTCTGGATGGAAAAGAAGTTGCTGTCAAGAGACTATTCCTAAATACAAGGCAGTGGGCTGATCAGTTTTTCAACGAAGTCGACCTAATAAGTCAAGTTCGTCATAAGAATCTAGTTAAGTTGCTTGGCTGCAGCGTGGATGGTCCAGAGAGTTTGCTTGTTTATGAGTACTACTTCAACAAGAGTCTTTATCTCTTCTTGTTTG ATGCAAGTCGTAGAAGAAATTTAACCTGGGATCTGAGGGTCGATATCATTCAAGGCATTGCCGAGGGACTTTCTTATCTCCATGAGGAGTCAGAAACACGGATTATCCACCGAGATATCAAAGCTAGTAATATTCTATTGGATGATAAGTTGAAGCCCAAAATAACAGATTTTGGCCTTGCAAGAGCTTTTGGAGAAGACGTTACTCATCTTACCACTGGTGCTGCTGGAACACT AGGCTACATGGCTCCTGAATATGTGGTGCATGGGCATCTAACAGAGAAGGCTGATGTCTTCAGCTATGGTGTTCTTGTTCTCGAGATTATAACAGGGAAAAGATGTAGCGGGTCAAATGGTTCACACGGAGGGCAGGTTTTATTAACAAAG GTATGGAAACACTACAAGGAGAACACAGTAGAGATGATTGTTGATCGGAGCATCTATGAAGACACTATCAGGGATGAGGTCATGCATATACTGCAGATTGGACTGCTATGCACCCAAGCAAACCCTGATGACAGGCCTACAATGGGGAAGGTGGTGGAGTTGCTGAGAAACCACAGGCATGATTTGGAGATTGTCTTGAGTGATCCTCCATTTCTGAATGTTGAGGCTGTTGAGAACATCAAAGAAGGGGAACAATCCCAATTGCTGTCCACAAATTCTGCTCCTTCGCTGTCAGGCTCGTCTCGATCTTACTTAAGTGGGAGATAA